A window from Lactiplantibacillus pentosus encodes these proteins:
- a CDS encoding LacI family DNA-binding transcriptional regulator, which yields MTNIHDIARLSGYSVSTVSRVINHQKYVADDKRAKVEAIMQELDYVPNRVARDLSRGQTKTIGVVLPYANHPYFARIVDGIVGAGFAAGYKITLLPTNYDRTIERHYLEELRSKAYDALIFTSRSSSLETLENYRKYGQIVCCEDPGDDRELAAAYTDRMASYVTALKWAKQRGYETMGVILSRNNVISASTRVTKRAYQQVYGPLDDAHLFIGAATYEDGYRAGEYFAAQSPQVAAVFANGDDIGAGVYQYFIDHQLPPMPIIGQENLLTSRLLKFSTIDHHLESLGQSAFRLAMGKTRTHELIKSEFIER from the coding sequence ATGACGAATATTCATGATATTGCCCGACTGTCAGGCTATTCCGTTTCAACTGTCTCACGGGTGATCAACCACCAAAAGTACGTGGCAGACGATAAGCGGGCGAAAGTCGAAGCGATTATGCAGGAACTCGATTACGTGCCCAACCGGGTCGCACGGGATTTGAGCCGGGGCCAGACCAAAACCATTGGCGTGGTCCTACCGTACGCCAATCATCCGTACTTTGCCCGGATTGTGGACGGCATCGTGGGGGCGGGGTTTGCTGCCGGTTACAAGATTACGCTACTGCCCACTAACTATGACCGGACGATTGAACGACACTACTTGGAAGAACTTCGAAGCAAAGCCTATGATGCGTTAATTTTTACCTCACGTAGTAGTTCGTTAGAAACGCTCGAAAATTATCGCAAATACGGTCAAATCGTGTGTTGTGAAGATCCTGGCGACGACCGTGAACTGGCGGCGGCGTATACTGACCGGATGGCGTCGTACGTGACGGCCTTAAAATGGGCCAAACAGCGCGGTTATGAGACGATGGGCGTCATTTTGAGTCGCAACAACGTCATCAGTGCTAGCACGCGGGTGACCAAACGGGCGTATCAGCAGGTCTATGGGCCGTTGGATGACGCTCACCTGTTTATCGGTGCGGCAACTTACGAAGATGGTTACCGGGCTGGCGAGTATTTTGCGGCGCAGTCACCACAAGTGGCGGCGGTCTTTGCGAATGGCGACGACATTGGAGCGGGCGTTTATCAATACTTTATTGATCACCAGTTGCCCCCAATGCCGATCATTGGTCAGGAGAACCTATTGACGAGTCGATTGCTGAAGTTTTCGACGATCGATCACCATTTGGAATCGTTAGGCCAGTCTGCATTTCGATTAGCGATGGGCAAGACCCGGACGCATGAATTAATAAAATCAGAGTTTATTGAGCGATAA
- a CDS encoding ribonuclease H family protein, protein MAQKYYAVRKGRQPGIYRTWAETQAQVNGYSQAQFKSFPTAAEAEAFMSGQTSAKSTRQPSRSKSSAHPASAPVDAAITVYTDGGSRNTGNVAGQHVHHDDKAAWAYRIELPDQLVTDSAGEWGATNNRMEIMAFLRALEQLEKLEQTNTTILFVLDSQYVLNAVTKGWLSGWKRRGWKRSNGPLVNAELWQAVDRLLPKFTDLHYRWTKGHATNQGNVFVDHLLNQTMDQMHAGQPAQASTGAKTSAHQAKSATTNTQTKPSATAKSVSAPSTRTDSTGPFNSDERPADPEQVARSVAAIKKMLQDR, encoded by the coding sequence GTGGCACAAAAATATTATGCCGTTCGCAAAGGCCGTCAGCCTGGCATTTACCGGACCTGGGCTGAAACGCAAGCACAAGTCAACGGTTACTCACAAGCACAGTTCAAGAGTTTTCCAACGGCCGCCGAAGCGGAAGCGTTTATGAGTGGTCAAACTAGCGCCAAATCAACGCGTCAACCTAGCCGTTCTAAATCATCAGCACATCCAGCATCCGCACCCGTGGACGCCGCCATCACCGTTTATACCGATGGTGGCTCTCGGAACACTGGTAACGTCGCCGGTCAACACGTGCATCATGATGACAAGGCCGCGTGGGCGTATCGGATCGAATTGCCGGATCAACTCGTCACCGATTCAGCCGGTGAATGGGGCGCGACCAATAATCGTATGGAAATCATGGCCTTTTTGCGGGCACTCGAACAGCTCGAAAAATTAGAACAAACCAACACGACGATTTTATTCGTGCTCGATTCACAGTACGTCTTAAATGCGGTCACTAAGGGTTGGCTATCTGGTTGGAAACGCCGTGGCTGGAAACGAAGTAATGGCCCGCTAGTCAACGCCGAATTATGGCAAGCCGTTGACCGCCTACTCCCCAAGTTCACTGATCTGCACTACCGGTGGACCAAGGGCCATGCGACCAACCAAGGCAACGTCTTCGTCGACCATTTATTAAACCAAACGATGGACCAGATGCACGCCGGTCAACCCGCACAAGCTTCGACTGGCGCGAAAACGAGTGCCCATCAAGCCAAGTCGGCAACAACAAACACTCAAACTAAGCCGAGTGCAACTGCCAAGTCCGTTTCAGCACCTTCGACTCGGACTGACTCGACTGGGCCATTCAATTCTGACGAGCGCCCCGCAGACCCGGAACAAGTCGCCCGCTCCGTAGCAGCAATCAAAAAAATGCTGCAGGACCGGTAA
- a CDS encoding bacteriocin immunity protein, with translation MFGRHHVTLDEEELLSNIYDFVLDESITERERRIGLLAKADLEAKRYPVAVLNKIVVSFQMEALNKKGLSPVASKFYDQIEPLLVAVKPFGTNIGFVGMHCSYLDD, from the coding sequence ATGTTTGGACGACATCATGTGACTTTGGATGAGGAAGAACTGTTAAGTAATATATACGATTTTGTACTGGACGAATCGATTACTGAACGTGAGCGTAGAATTGGATTGCTGGCTAAGGCTGATTTGGAGGCCAAGCGTTATCCAGTCGCCGTTTTGAATAAAATAGTCGTCAGTTTTCAGATGGAAGCGTTGAACAAGAAGGGGTTGTCACCAGTGGCGTCTAAGTTCTATGATCAGATCGAGCCGCTATTAGTGGCGGTGAAACCCTTTGGTACCAATATCGGATTTGTCGGGATGCACTGTAGTTATTTAGACGACTAA
- a CDS encoding Cof-type HAD-IIB family hydrolase — protein sequence MVARLAVFDIDDTLLASNKTLLPSTVASIQALKDQQIHVAIATGRNLAMARPVIEALALRDYVLCNGSAAFADGKQVHQHTLSKANLGKLITAADQQQIDIVVESLDGLHIHTHPSQQTRDVLETFRAPQLDYAPDYYQAHDVYQAMMFYPDAQNRLLPHPDEFSFVRFHERGVDIIPKAGSKAQGIAKLAAALNIDNANVAAFGDNENDREMLQSVGIGVAMGNAKPEIKALADITTTDCDHDGIANGLKKIGWIA from the coding sequence ATGGTAGCGAGATTAGCCGTTTTTGATATCGATGATACACTTTTAGCAAGTAATAAGACCCTTTTGCCGAGTACCGTGGCCAGTATTCAGGCACTCAAGGACCAACAGATCCATGTCGCGATTGCGACTGGTCGTAATTTGGCGATGGCGCGTCCCGTGATTGAAGCGTTGGCATTACGAGACTATGTGCTCTGTAACGGATCGGCCGCCTTCGCGGATGGCAAACAGGTTCATCAGCACACCTTGTCCAAAGCTAACCTGGGCAAGCTAATTACGGCCGCCGACCAACAACAAATCGATATTGTGGTCGAGTCATTGGATGGATTGCATATTCATACCCATCCGTCACAACAAACGCGGGATGTTTTGGAGACATTTCGGGCACCGCAACTCGACTATGCCCCGGATTACTATCAGGCCCATGACGTCTATCAGGCGATGATGTTTTATCCGGATGCCCAGAACCGGTTGTTACCACATCCAGATGAATTTTCGTTTGTTCGTTTCCATGAACGGGGCGTCGATATTATCCCTAAAGCCGGTTCGAAGGCCCAGGGGATTGCCAAACTGGCAGCGGCGTTAAATATCGACAACGCCAATGTGGCGGCGTTTGGCGATAATGAAAATGACCGTGAGATGCTTCAAAGCGTGGGCATCGGTGTCGCGATGGGTAATGCCAAACCTGAAATCAAGGCCTTAGCGGACATCACGACCACGGATTGTGACCATGACGGCATCGCCAATGGTTTGAAAAAAATCGGTTGGATCGCCTGA
- a CDS encoding MurR/RpiR family transcriptional regulator, which translates to MSILISLQHPTDFTSTEKRISAYILAHLNQMPTLRIKDLAAKTYTSHSTIVRLTQKLGYHGFRDFQQALTAEIATQQHQSTTVDANFPFSDNDSVQTISAKMATLTINAIQTAQQQLDAAQLAQAANLLMQANRIFIFAQGDSQLRARSFQNKLVKINRFAIIADEYADEAWKAANLTTEDCAFIISYAGTTSVHQQFATYFADHQTPLLVLTGNPQSPLLAQATTQLLTVQSEYNFAKIGTFASQAAFEYVLDSLFATMYAQDFHANLQNLQAKQQLLQAGPLTTKER; encoded by the coding sequence ATGTCAATTTTAATCAGCTTACAACACCCGACCGACTTCACAAGTACTGAAAAACGCATCAGCGCCTACATCTTAGCTCATTTGAATCAGATGCCCACGTTGCGAATCAAAGACCTGGCCGCCAAAACGTACACCTCGCATTCAACGATCGTCCGTCTGACCCAGAAGCTGGGTTACCATGGCTTTCGCGATTTTCAGCAGGCGTTGACAGCTGAGATTGCCACACAGCAACACCAATCGACTACCGTGGATGCCAACTTTCCTTTTTCGGATAACGATTCTGTCCAAACCATCAGCGCCAAGATGGCGACGTTGACCATCAACGCCATCCAAACCGCGCAGCAGCAACTGGATGCGGCACAGCTCGCCCAAGCCGCGAACCTGTTGATGCAAGCGAACCGAATTTTCATTTTTGCCCAGGGTGATTCCCAATTACGCGCACGGAGCTTTCAAAACAAACTCGTTAAAATCAACCGCTTTGCGATTATTGCCGACGAGTATGCAGATGAGGCTTGGAAAGCCGCTAATTTGACGACAGAAGACTGTGCCTTCATCATCTCATATGCCGGCACAACCAGTGTGCACCAGCAATTTGCCACGTACTTCGCCGACCATCAAACTCCATTACTCGTGCTGACGGGCAACCCACAATCGCCGCTATTGGCACAAGCAACGACGCAATTGCTGACCGTCCAAAGCGAATATAATTTTGCCAAGATCGGCACCTTTGCCTCACAAGCGGCCTTCGAATACGTCCTCGATAGCCTCTTTGCCACGATGTACGCGCAAGATTTCCACGCCAACTTGCAAAACTTACAGGCCAAGCAACAGTTGCTGCAAGCTGGTCCGCTGACGACCAAGGAGCGCTAA